A part of Bacteroidia bacterium genomic DNA contains:
- a CDS encoding restriction endonuclease subunit M has product MQVVIDILENELIEKYPDILDILLRDQTTQKNIFWATDNYEHLGDSYKFDSEILPDLITGEKGNVIMPRVHKDKVLQLSRSKEMAEVFTPSWICNAQNNLVDNSWFGREGVFNKEIVLKNKTKSWETTKDKISFPADKTWLDYVQDTRLEISCGEAPYLVSRYDTTTGKSIKITDRIGLLDRKLRVVNENLDSKSEWLEAVEIAYKSTYGFEWQGDSLLLAREALLVTFIENFNQKFDTEPSIEEIQNIAEIISWNIWQMDGLKGVIPNSCKTYSIEIADIFETKTDIVKCKGCESQNIKLHNGIYCNIMDWQVNDKETSKEGKVIRFIDLLKK; this is encoded by the coding sequence GTGCAAGTAGTTATCGACATATTAGAAAATGAGTTAATCGAGAAGTATCCTGACATTCTCGACATACTACTTCGTGACCAAACAACTCAAAAGAACATATTTTGGGCAACAGACAACTACGAACATTTAGGAGATTCCTACAAGTTCGATTCGGAGATTTTACCTGATTTAATAACAGGTGAAAAAGGAAATGTAATAATGCCTAGAGTTCACAAAGACAAAGTTTTGCAGTTATCACGCTCTAAAGAAATGGCAGAGGTTTTCACGCCATCTTGGATTTGTAATGCACAAAACAACCTTGTTGACAATTCTTGGTTTGGAAGAGAAGGCGTTTTCAATAAAGAAATTGTATTGAAAAACAAAACTAAATCTTGGGAAACCACTAAAGACAAAATATCATTCCCAGCAGATAAAACGTGGCTTGACTATGTTCAAGATACACGGTTAGAAATTTCTTGTGGCGAAGCTCCTTATTTGGTTAGCAGATATGACACGACAACTGGTAAATCCATCAAGATTACAGACAGAATTGGCTTATTAGATAGGAAATTAAGAGTTGTGAATGAAAATTTGGATTCAAAATCTGAATGGTTAGAAGCTGTTGAGATAGCATACAAAAGTACTTATGGTTTTGAATGGCAAGGGGACAGTTTGCTTTTAGCCCGAGAAGCATTACTTGTAACATTCATTGAAAACTTTAATCAAAAATTTGATACAGAACCGTCAATTGAAGAAATCCAAAATATAGCAGAAATCATTTCTTGGAATATTTGGCAAATGGATGGACTGAAAGGTGTTATTCCCAATAGTTGCAAAACTTACTCAATAGAAATAGCCGATATTTTTGAAACAAAAACTGATATTGTAAAATGTAAAGGTTGTGAATCACAAAACATAAAATTACACAATGGTATCTATTGCAACATTATGGATTGGCAGGTAAACGATAAAGAAACAAGTAAAGAAGGTAAAGTAATTAGGTTTATTGACCTGTTAAAGAAATAA
- a CDS encoding helix-turn-helix transcriptional regulator encodes MNRIKEVLEEKGIKQTWLAEQLGKSYNMVNGYVQNRQQPRLEVLYEIANILNIDVKELLKTNEEVYKCK; translated from the coding sequence ATGAACAGAATTAAAGAAGTACTTGAAGAAAAAGGAATTAAGCAAACTTGGTTAGCCGAACAGCTAGGCAAAAGCTACAATATGGTAAATGGTTATGTACAAAATCGACAACAACCAAGACTTGAAGTGCTGTATGAAATAGCGAATATTCTAAATATTGATGTAAAAGAGCTTTTAAAAACTAACGAAGAGGTTTACAAGTGCAAGTAG
- a CDS encoding DUF5655 domain-containing protein: MEYKVIDHFENKETIVSAIYKRLILECEKFGTVVQSPKKTSIHLDAKSGFAGVYTRKDCLLLHIHTNFEIDNPRIEKTEKISANRFKNTVRIKNPDEIDKQIIDWLESAYKLKS, translated from the coding sequence ATGGAATACAAAGTCATTGACCATTTTGAAAACAAAGAGACGATTGTTTCTGCTATTTACAAAAGATTGATTTTAGAATGTGAAAAGTTTGGGACTGTTGTGCAATCACCAAAAAAGACAAGTATCCATTTAGACGCTAAATCCGGGTTTGCAGGAGTCTATACAAGAAAAGATTGCCTTTTACTTCACATTCATACCAATTTTGAAATTGACAACCCACGAATCGAAAAAACTGAAAAAATATCAGCCAATAGATTTAAAAATACCGTGCGGATTAAAAATCCTGATGAAATCGACAAACAGATAATTGATTGGCTTGAATCTGCTTATAAATTAAAAAGTTAA
- a CDS encoding GDCCVxC domain-containing (seleno)protein, whose amino-acid sequence MEIILQSTITCPNCGHKKEETMPTDACQYFYECEKCKTVLKPQQGDCCVYCSYGSVKCPPIQQDKKCC is encoded by the coding sequence ATGGAAATCATATTACAGTCAACAATCACTTGCCCCAACTGCGGACACAAAAAGGAAGAAACAATGCCGACAGATGCTTGCCAATATTTTTACGAATGTGAAAAGTGTAAGACAGTTTTAAAACCACAGCAAGGCGACTGTTGTGTTTATTGCAGTTACGGAAGTGTAAAATGTCCGCCAATTCAACAAGACAAGAAATGTTGCTGA
- the merTP gene encoding mercuric transport protein MerTP, translating into MKTDKKLIGAGLLTAIAASLCCITPVLALVAGTSGLASTFSWLEPARPYFIGLTILVLGFAWYQKLKPKKQIDCNCETEEKPKFIQSKMFLGIVTAFAIVMLAFPFYAHIFYPKTEKQIIVVDKSNVQTVEFSISGMTCASCEEHVNHEVNKLSGIIKSTASYENGNAIVEFDNSKTNIAEIEKAINGTGYSVTDKKEK; encoded by the coding sequence ATGAAAACAGACAAAAAATTAATCGGTGCAGGACTTTTGACAGCAATTGCTGCTTCACTTTGTTGCATCACACCAGTATTGGCTCTTGTTGCAGGAACAAGTGGACTTGCTTCTACTTTTTCGTGGCTCGAACCGGCAAGACCGTATTTTATCGGTTTGACAATTTTAGTTCTTGGTTTTGCGTGGTATCAAAAGTTGAAACCCAAAAAACAAATTGACTGCAATTGCGAGACAGAAGAAAAACCAAAATTCATTCAATCCAAAATGTTTTTAGGTATCGTAACAGCATTTGCAATAGTAATGCTTGCCTTTCCTTTTTATGCTCACATTTTTTATCCCAAGACAGAAAAACAAATCATTGTGGTTGACAAATCAAATGTTCAGACAGTTGAGTTTTCCATTAGCGGAATGACTTGTGCAAGTTGTGAAGAACACGTAAACCACGAAGTGAATAAACTTTCGGGGATAATTAAATCTACTGCTTCATACGAAAACGGAAACGCAATTGTAGAATTTGACAACTCAAAAACGAACATTGCCGAAATTGAAAAAGCAATCAACGGAACAGGATATTCAGTAACAGACAAAAAGGAAAAATAA